From the genome of Nasonia vitripennis strain AsymCx chromosome 1, Nvit_psr_1.1, whole genome shotgun sequence, one region includes:
- the LOC116738677 gene encoding uncharacterized protein LOC116738677, with translation MEEIVKEFHTLLSLNSNITVIKNFLSVYSFKQCKNLVNTPVNENSEVIATDTDHEHFLGYTALHFAAEYNDLNLVELCLQYEADIHRVSSIGTPLHIAMLYEHQDLFHFLIKCGANVHQIIHTLCLNAYHVLLCFGDWYDDCWIAILFDYNCDINHRLISGETPLFCDRPCMLRFLLKYGADINISDSNGTLPLNYYKDSILNNSLLPAEFYMNILSHVEKLKLINYHVDGFNNELCTLILANKWVIDPGMIHFSDTNIAHIKSEFTDEIDKMKINNFSLMSLLCNEDINALAALCRNPTVQCTLEADDFKTKFPEYHGLLMIKYRIGKTRLNLLNSAKDIMVPLLYKQKLPGPCLEMILNHLSNEELELLK, from the coding sequence ATGGAAGAAATAGTGAAAGAATTTCATACATTGCTAtctttgaatagtaacataactgttataaaaaatttcttgAGTGTATATAGTTTTAAACAATGTAAGAATTTAGTTAATACTCCAGTCAATGAAAACAGTGAAGTTATTGCTACAGATACTGATCATGAACATTTTCTTGGCTATACAGCACTACATTTTGCTGCAGAATACAATGATTTGAATTTAGTTGAATTATGTCTACAGTATGAAGCAGATATTCACAGAGTTTCATCAATAGGAACACCTTTGCATATCGCAATGTTATATGAACACCAGGATTTATTTCATTTCTTAATAAAATGTGGTGCTAACGTTCACCAAATAATCCACACATTATGCTTAAATGCATATCATGTTTTGTTATGCTTTGGTGACTGGTACGATGATTGTTGGATAGCAATACTGTTTGATTATAATTGCGACATTAACCATAGGTTAATAAGTGGAGAGACACCTCTTTTTTGCGACCGTCCATGTATGCTTCGCTTTTTGTTGAAATATGGTGCGGATATCAATATTTCAGACAGCAATGGTACTCTgccattaaattattataaagattcaattttaaacaattcaCTTCTACCAGCAGAATTTTATATGAATATTTTGAGCCatgtagaaaaattaaaattgataaattatcATGTTGATGGATTCAACAATGAGTTATGCACACTGATTTTAGCAAATAAATGGGTAATTGATCCAGGTATGATACATTTTTCTGACACTAACATTGCGCATATCAAAAGTGAATTCACAGATGAAATAGATaagatgaaaataaataacttttcTTTGATGAGTTTGCTTTGCAATGAAGATATCAATGCACTTGCTGCACTATGCAGAAATCCTACTGTACAATGTACTCTAGAAGCAGATGATTTCAAAACCAAGTTTCCTGAATACCATGGTTTACTAATGATTAAATATCGAATCGGTAAGACAAgacttaatttattaaatagtGCAAAGGATATAATGGTACCATTATTATACAAGCAGAAGTTACCAGGACCATGTTTAGAAATGATATTAAATCATTTATCAAATGAAGAACTTGAATTGTTGAAATAA
- the LOC116738676 gene encoding uncharacterized protein LOC116738676, translating to MGGFDKANCGPRCKIGDDKQVFTQIATNLNTNLPQVVITLDESLNSNILSVSTSSLTNSNDLEKSNFKHPNVLNVSGRKSLTETHNQVSIVANDVALNATGQTSDPKDVIFSDEMYISEGKMVLTESRGQMDNLYLDDLVPNITGHTSDPKDDVISQEESDFNKGNESFHHFEVYEDDNATDDQYVDHNPGRKTLTETDCQIHNQVSTIANNVAFNATGQTSHPKDVFSDETYISEDDINDNSEAVTSNSKEGEDEVEQLSDEQPQSQTNKNKKMRNETHKLRSGKLLSKCKYKLKKKNFYYYYRCMYHKNKANT from the exons ATGGGAGGTTTCGACAAGGCGAATTGTGGACCACGGTGCAAGATAGGTG aTGACAAACAAGTTTTTACACAAATCGCAACCAATTTGAACACAAATTTGCCACAAGTGGTAATTACTCTTGATGAATCTCTGAACAGTAATATCCTGTCTGTATCAACATCAAGTTTAACAAATTCTAATGATTTAGAAAAAAGCAATTTCAAACATCCCAATGTGTTAAATGTTTCag GAAGAAAGTCACTTACTGAAACACACAATCAAGTTTCAATCGTCgcaaatgatgttgcactcaACGCAACAGGTCAGACTTCAGATCCAAAAGATGTTATTTTTTCCGATGAAATGTATATTAGTGAAG GAAAAATGGTTTTAACTGAAAGTAGAGGACAGATGGATAATCTGTATCTTGATGATTTGGTACCCAATATAACAGGTCACACATCAGATCCAAAAGATGATGTTATTTCCCAAGAAGAATCAGATTTTAATAAAG GCAATGAAAGTTTTCATCATTTTGAAGTATACGAGGATGATAATGCAACAGATGACCAATATGTTGATCATAATCCAG GAAGAAAGACACTTACTGAAACCGACTGTCAGATACACAATCAAGTTTCAACTATCGCAAATAATGTTGCATTCAACGCAACAGGTCAGACTTCACATCCAAAAGATGTTTTTTCCGATGAAACGTATATTAGTGAAG ATGATATAAATGACAATAGTGAAGCAGTAACAAGTAATTCTAAGGAAGGAGAAGATGAAGTTGAGCAATTATCGGATGAACAACCTCAATCtcaaactaataaaaataaaaagatgcGAAACGAAACACATAAATTGAGATCTGGAAAATTGCTAAGTAAATGtaagtataaattaaaaaaaaagaatttttattattactaccGATGTAtgtatcacaaaaataaagcaaatacGTAA